Part of the Caulobacter sp. SL161 genome is shown below.
TGATCCAGTCGAGGTCGGGACCAGGAGCCGGCATTTCCACGAGATCCTTGTGACAGAACACGGCGCTTTCGCCGGTTTCGGCCAACACGATGAACTCGTGGGACAGGTCGCCGCCGATCGGACCCGTATCCGCCCGCATCGGCACAGCCTTCAGACCCATCCGCGCGAACAGGTTCAGATACGCCACGAACATCCGGTTGTACGACTTGCGGGCGCCCTCAGCGTCGAGGTCGAAGCTGTAGGCGTCCTTCATGTAGAACTCGCGGCCGCGCATCACGCCAAAGCGCGGGCGACGCTCGTCCCGGAACTTCCACTGGATGTTGTAGAGGTTCTTGGGGAGGTCCTTGTAGCTCTTGATCGAGGCGCGGAAGATGTCGGTGACGACTTCCTCGGCGGTGGGACCAAACAGCAGTTCGCGCTTGTGGCGGTCGGTGATGCGCAGCATCTCGTCGCCGTAGTCGTCGTAGCGACCGCTCTCGCGCCACAAATCGGCAAGCTGGATGGTCGGCATCAAAAGCTCGATGGCGCCGGCCCGATCCATTTCTTCGCGGACGATCTGTTCGATCTTGTTGAGGACCCGCAGGCCCAGAGGAAGCCAGGCATAGATGCCCGCCGCTTCCTGGCGGATCATGCCGGCGCGGAGCATCAGCTGGTGCGAAACGATCTGGGCGTCGGAAGGCGCTTCCTTCAGCACCGGCAGGAAATAGCGCGAAGAGCGCATCAGCTTGGAAACTCCGGGAATTCGAGAAGGGCCTGAGATAGCCCCTCGCCCGACAGCTTGGCAACGCGGTAGAGCCGGCCTGGCTCAGATCTTTGATCCAGACCGGGCAGCAAGCTCGTCCCTCCAAGCCCGGAAGCGCGACGACGACAGACACCAACGACCACTTTGTGCGGTCGCGCTTTGGGCGGAAGTAAGGCTGCGCGCCGGGCAAAAGAAAGGCCGCGCGGATCGCCGCGCGGCCTGTCAGTCATCGTCGGGGAAGACGCCACAGAGCGAGACCGGCAAGGCCGATCTCCTGAAAACACCCTACCCGCCAAACGTTTGTTGGGGCACGGCCAACCGCCGGAAGCGCTAACAATGAGGCCATTCGCCCAAGCCTTGAGCGTTTGAAGGCAAATCGCCCGCGCCACGCCCAAGGCTTGTGCATTCGCACGTCAGACCCCGGCCGGCAGGTCCGGAAGCGTGATGAGTTTGAAGTGCACGATCAGGAAGAACAGGCCAAAAACCACAGCCGACAGCCAGGTCGTGGTGATGAACTTGCGCTTCAGGTTCGGATTCATCGGCGCTCCGGGATCAACGCCCGGCGGCGGCTTGATGCCCGCCTCGAAGAAGCTGCGCGACCCGAGCGGCAGGACCGCGAACAACACGGTC
Proteins encoded:
- the proS gene encoding proline--tRNA ligase → MRSSRYFLPVLKEAPSDAQIVSHQLMLRAGMIRQEAAGIYAWLPLGLRVLNKIEQIVREEMDRAGAIELLMPTIQLADLWRESGRYDDYGDEMLRITDRHKRELLFGPTAEEVVTDIFRASIKSYKDLPKNLYNIQWKFRDERRPRFGVMRGREFYMKDAYSFDLDAEGARKSYNRMFVAYLNLFARMGLKAVPMRADTGPIGGDLSHEFIVLAETGESAVFCHKDLVEMPAPGPDLDWINGDLQPLVNQRTALYAATEEMHDEAAFNALPEGDRLSARGIEVGHIFSFGTKYSEPMKATVQGPDGQQVPVQMGSYGVGVSRLLGAIIEASHDEGGIIWPESVAPFDVGIVNMRQGDAACDAACETAYNALKAAGREVLYDDTDARGGAKFATMDLIGLPWQLIVGPKGIAEGVVEIKNRKTGERHTASLDSVLDGLTKSKTA
- a CDS encoding DUF1467 family protein, which translates into the protein MSPITWFAIYMTIWWTVLFAVLPLGSRSFFEAGIKPPPGVDPGAPMNPNLKRKFITTTWLSAVVFGLFFLIVHFKLITLPDLPAGV